The following are from one region of the Longimicrobium sp. genome:
- a CDS encoding DUF3761 domain-containing protein, translating into MGCFLLVVIFLMAALSGMCDGSGGSRTGSYAPAGSAYSASGSTSSYNSSSSYAAGGADTFYVHGALNVRSGPGSGYGVVRTLRRGERIVVGPRDGDGWAKLESGYGQEYVYRASDLVRSSPPRARTSAPRLYSSPDEVNPSGATARCRDGALSYSAHRSGTCSHHGGVAVWY; encoded by the coding sequence ATGGGATGCTTCCTGCTCGTCGTCATCTTCCTCATGGCGGCGCTGTCGGGGATGTGCGACGGCTCGGGCGGGAGCCGCACCGGCTCGTACGCGCCAGCCGGGAGCGCGTACTCGGCGAGCGGGTCCACGTCGTCGTACAACTCGTCTTCCAGCTACGCGGCGGGCGGCGCGGACACGTTCTACGTGCACGGGGCGCTCAACGTGCGGTCGGGGCCGGGGAGCGGGTACGGCGTGGTGCGCACGCTGCGGCGCGGCGAGCGCATCGTGGTGGGCCCCAGGGACGGCGATGGGTGGGCGAAGCTGGAGTCGGGCTACGGCCAGGAGTACGTGTACCGGGCGAGCGACCTGGTGCGCTCGTCGCCGCCGCGGGCGCGGACCAGCGCGCCGCGCCTGTACTCGTCGCCGGACGAGGTGAACCCGAGCGGCGCGACGGCGCGCTGCCGCGACGGCGCCCTCTCGTACAGCGCCCACCGCAGCGGGACCTGCTCACACCACGGCGGCGTGGCGGTGTGGTACTGA
- a CDS encoding histone deacetylase, which produces MKTTAYVSHPDCPRHDTGWGHPDHQGRLPAVTRAVHRDMEALWEPLLQVEAVPAAEADLRLVHTARHVAEVQATAMLAGAQGKVLALGGVPVSGASWDAALAAAGVGITAVETVLAGEARNAFAAARPPGRGALPDAAGGFSLFNNVAVAARHLRERRGSPRVLVVSWGSEPADVIRQALGADPAVSVLSLHAAPEDPIAGSAHGDAALPAGSDGGAFAAAQREALEAIPPEESPDFVLLSAGFDILTGDPLGRLAVEPDDVYLLTRELREWADARAGGRLVSILEGGYDAAATAKAVVQHLRALAGVEAMQVGRLGRGG; this is translated from the coding sequence GTGAAGACGACCGCGTACGTCAGCCACCCCGACTGCCCGCGCCACGACACCGGGTGGGGCCACCCCGACCACCAGGGGCGGCTGCCGGCGGTCACGCGCGCCGTGCACCGCGACATGGAGGCGCTCTGGGAGCCGCTCCTGCAGGTGGAGGCGGTGCCCGCGGCGGAGGCCGACCTGCGGCTGGTGCACACCGCCCGGCACGTGGCCGAGGTGCAGGCCACGGCCATGCTGGCCGGGGCGCAGGGGAAGGTGCTGGCGCTGGGCGGCGTCCCGGTATCGGGCGCCTCGTGGGACGCGGCGCTGGCGGCGGCGGGCGTCGGCATCACCGCGGTGGAGACGGTGCTCGCGGGCGAGGCGCGCAACGCCTTCGCGGCCGCGCGCCCGCCGGGGCGCGGCGCGCTGCCCGACGCGGCGGGCGGCTTCTCGCTCTTCAACAACGTGGCGGTCGCCGCGCGGCACCTGCGCGAGCGGCGCGGCTCCCCGCGCGTGCTGGTGGTGTCGTGGGGCTCCGAGCCCGCCGACGTAATCCGCCAGGCGCTCGGCGCCGACCCTGCCGTATCCGTCCTCTCGCTGCACGCGGCGCCAGAGGATCCCATCGCCGGATCGGCCCACGGGGACGCGGCGCTGCCGGCCGGGAGCGACGGCGGGGCGTTCGCGGCGGCGCAGCGGGAGGCGCTGGAGGCGATCCCGCCGGAGGAGTCGCCCGACTTCGTGCTGCTCTCCGCCGGCTTCGACATCCTGACGGGCGACCCGCTCGGGCGATTGGCGGTGGAGCCGGACGACGTCTACCTGCTGACGCGCGAGCTGCGCGAGTGGGCGGACGCGCGCGCGGGCGGCCGACTCGTCTCCATCCTGGAGGGCGGCTACGACGCGGCGGCGACGGCCAAAGCGGTGGTGCAGCACCTGCGGGCGCTGGCGGGGGTGGAGGCGATGCAGGTGGGCAGGTTGGGCAGGGGCGGGTGA
- a CDS encoding methyltransferase domain-containing protein: MSAPFPEHLRLPPEREAGPSMLDLVRLSREVVFPPGGEELYRRIAALTDMHEGMEVLDAACGRGVSTLFLAKGYGVQGTGVDPDPALAAEAERRAHEAGLEGRFTFESARLDDLPYRDGIFDVAIGELGLAASADPARAVGELARVVKPFGCVVLVQLIWTGHVDPARREILVRHLGARPLILVEWKQLLRDAGLVDLVVEDWSDAPSPFRPAAGGPFPDFAEIFTLREKLGILRRALRRWGWRGVKGAVLREREIHRLLTRERVLGLSLIKGTRWVADSNPSA; this comes from the coding sequence ATGTCCGCGCCGTTCCCCGAGCACCTCCGCCTCCCGCCCGAGCGCGAGGCCGGCCCCTCGATGCTGGACCTGGTGCGGCTCAGCAGGGAGGTGGTCTTTCCGCCGGGGGGCGAGGAGCTGTACCGCCGGATCGCCGCGCTCACGGACATGCACGAGGGGATGGAGGTGCTCGACGCGGCGTGCGGGCGCGGCGTCTCCACCCTGTTCCTGGCGAAGGGCTACGGCGTGCAGGGGACGGGGGTGGACCCCGACCCGGCGCTGGCGGCCGAGGCCGAGCGGCGCGCGCACGAGGCGGGGCTGGAGGGGCGCTTCACCTTCGAGAGCGCGCGCCTGGACGACCTGCCGTACCGCGACGGGATCTTCGACGTGGCGATCGGCGAGCTGGGCCTCGCCGCCTCGGCCGACCCGGCGCGCGCGGTGGGCGAGCTGGCGCGCGTGGTCAAGCCGTTCGGCTGCGTGGTGCTGGTGCAGCTCATCTGGACGGGGCACGTGGACCCCGCGCGGCGCGAGATCCTGGTGCGGCACCTGGGCGCGCGCCCGCTGATCCTGGTGGAGTGGAAGCAGCTCCTGCGCGACGCGGGCCTGGTGGACCTCGTGGTGGAGGACTGGTCCGACGCCCCCTCGCCGTTCCGCCCCGCGGCGGGCGGGCCGTTCCCCGACTTCGCGGAGATCTTCACCCTGCGCGAGAAGCTCGGCATCCTGCGCCGCGCGCTGCGCCGCTGGGGGTGGCGCGGGGTGAAGGGCGCGGTGCTGCGCGAGCGCGAGATCCACCGCCTGCTCACCCGCGAGCGCGTGCTGGGCCTGTCGCTCATCAAGGGCACGCGCTGGGTGGCGGACTCGAACCCCAGTGCTTAG
- a CDS encoding M24 family metallopeptidase, which translates to MAITEATVSLAPETLERVREELRSRGMDGWLLFNFLGSNPVAGRMLGLPALTRRYFVWLPAEGAPVAVTHRIEQQPWEGWLGEKVEYSSWRELDERLRELFRGGSTAAMEYAEGDAVPYVDRVPGGIVELVRGAGAKVVSSGDLVSAFYSRWTAEGEAGHRRAGAALHEVAHRAFQRIAEHARGGDRLTEWDLREWIQHELAGRGLAVGGDAIVAVNANAANPHYAPAAEKHAEIRHGDLVLIDLWGKEDEEAVYADQTWMGYVGEAVPERLAQIFLAVVDARDAAIEFARARFAAGEPVRGFEVDDVSRGVIEERGYGKYFIHRTGHSIDRELHGSGPNIDNLETRDTRTLIPGIGFSIEPGIYLAGDVGFRSEVDVFVGAGGPEVTTPGPQRALYPLLREDPFAG; encoded by the coding sequence ATGGCCATCACCGAAGCCACCGTCTCCCTCGCCCCCGAGACCCTGGAGCGCGTCCGCGAGGAACTGCGCTCGCGCGGGATGGACGGGTGGCTGCTCTTCAACTTCCTGGGCTCGAACCCCGTCGCCGGCCGCATGCTGGGGCTGCCGGCGCTCACCCGCCGCTACTTCGTCTGGCTCCCGGCCGAGGGCGCGCCGGTGGCCGTCACCCACCGCATCGAGCAGCAGCCGTGGGAGGGCTGGCTGGGCGAGAAGGTGGAGTACTCCAGCTGGCGCGAGCTGGACGAGCGGCTGCGCGAGCTGTTCCGGGGCGGCTCCACGGCGGCCATGGAGTACGCCGAGGGCGACGCGGTGCCGTACGTGGACCGCGTCCCCGGCGGCATCGTCGAGCTGGTGCGCGGCGCCGGGGCGAAGGTGGTCTCCTCCGGCGACCTGGTGAGCGCCTTCTACTCGCGCTGGACGGCCGAGGGCGAGGCCGGCCACCGGCGCGCGGGCGCCGCGCTGCACGAGGTGGCGCACCGGGCCTTCCAGCGCATCGCCGAGCACGCCCGCGGCGGCGACCGGCTGACCGAGTGGGACCTGCGCGAGTGGATCCAGCACGAGCTCGCCGGCCGCGGCCTCGCCGTGGGCGGCGACGCCATCGTGGCGGTGAACGCCAACGCGGCCAACCCCCACTACGCGCCCGCGGCCGAGAAGCACGCCGAGATCCGCCACGGCGACCTGGTGCTGATCGACCTGTGGGGGAAGGAAGACGAGGAGGCCGTCTACGCCGACCAGACCTGGATGGGCTACGTGGGCGAGGCGGTCCCCGAGCGGCTCGCGCAGATCTTCCTGGCCGTGGTCGACGCGCGCGACGCGGCCATCGAGTTCGCCAGGGCGCGCTTCGCGGCGGGGGAGCCGGTGCGCGGCTTCGAGGTGGACGACGTCTCCCGCGGGGTGATCGAGGAGCGCGGCTACGGGAAGTACTTCATCCACCGCACGGGCCACTCCATCGACCGCGAGCTGCACGGCTCGGGGCCCAACATCGACAACCTGGAGACCCGCGACACGCGCACGCTGATCCCCGGCATCGGCTTCTCCATCGAACCCGGGATCTACCTGGCGGGCGACGTGGGCTTCCGCTCCGAGGTCGATGTGTTCGTGGGCGCGGGCGGGCCGGAGGTCACCACGCCCGGGCCGCAGCGCGCCCTCTACCCCCTGCTGCGCGAGGACCCCTTCGCCGGATGA
- a CDS encoding GvpL/GvpF family gas vesicle protein has product MSSEGAAAPPRPRGSRGLSLLGVIPLNGEAPAWEAADPGLGVRLVGYEDVAALVCSAPPEGADHDPLHVTARHWEVHRALLKGDVVPAPAGVVFAGDEEVAHFLTEAYASLRAALARVRGRWEFRLHVDVVDAAFPQAKALDLATHIYAELRRAAGAALTFPPPGKPRVLSAAFLVERAASDTFRDRVDQLSALNPALELDLTGPWPPYDFVAMQAPAKAE; this is encoded by the coding sequence ATGAGCTCGGAAGGCGCCGCGGCCCCGCCCCGCCCCCGCGGCTCCCGCGGGCTCTCGCTGCTCGGGGTGATCCCCCTGAACGGCGAGGCGCCCGCGTGGGAGGCGGCCGACCCCGGGCTGGGGGTGCGGCTGGTGGGCTACGAGGACGTGGCGGCGCTGGTCTGCTCGGCGCCCCCCGAGGGCGCCGACCACGACCCGCTGCACGTGACGGCGCGCCACTGGGAGGTGCACCGCGCGCTGCTGAAGGGCGACGTGGTGCCGGCCCCGGCGGGGGTGGTGTTCGCGGGCGACGAGGAGGTGGCGCACTTCCTCACCGAGGCGTACGCGTCGCTCCGGGCGGCGCTGGCGCGGGTGCGGGGGCGGTGGGAGTTCCGCCTGCACGTGGACGTGGTCGACGCCGCGTTCCCGCAGGCGAAGGCGCTGGACCTGGCCACGCACATCTACGCCGAGCTGCGCCGCGCGGCGGGCGCCGCGCTCACCTTCCCGCCGCCGGGGAAGCCGCGGGTGCTCTCCGCCGCCTTCCTGGTGGAGCGCGCGGCTTCCGACACTTTCCGCGACCGGGTGGACCAGCTCTCGGCCCTGAACCCCGCGCTGGAGCTGGACCTCACCGGCCCCTGGCCCCCGTACGACTTCGTGGCGATGCAGGCGCCGGCGAAGGCGGAGTAG
- a CDS encoding dipeptide epimerase, with protein sequence MHLDFEVIDLQTKHVFKIAREMAPPPRQSVVVRVTDDEGVEGWGEAPATPYYGETAETVTALLPRLAEVMNSAAQGDPCALERIDAALVHAVGRNPAARVAISCALHDLVGKRLGLPVWKLWGLDPYAAPLSSFTLGIDDIGVMREKVREAAGYPILKVKVGTPRDEEILRMIREEAPEKTIRVDANTGWTAKEAIRRIPMLEEFGVEFVEQPLPPEDLEGLRLVRRRSRLPIIADESCETATDVAKLVGVVDGVNIKLAKCGSLREAIRIVHAARAHGMRVMLGCMIESTLGIAAAIQLAPLVDYVDLDGAALLASDPFTGPGLEGNGLLRFNQEPGLGVTARG encoded by the coding sequence ATGCATCTCGATTTCGAAGTCATCGACCTCCAGACGAAGCACGTCTTCAAGATCGCGCGCGAGATGGCGCCGCCGCCGCGGCAGTCGGTGGTGGTGCGCGTGACGGACGACGAAGGCGTGGAGGGGTGGGGCGAGGCCCCGGCGACCCCGTATTACGGCGAGACGGCCGAGACCGTCACCGCCCTCCTCCCGCGCCTGGCCGAGGTGATGAACAGCGCCGCGCAGGGCGACCCCTGCGCGCTGGAGCGCATCGACGCGGCGCTGGTGCACGCGGTCGGGCGCAACCCGGCGGCGCGCGTGGCCATCTCGTGCGCGCTGCACGACCTGGTGGGGAAGCGGCTGGGGCTGCCCGTCTGGAAGCTGTGGGGGCTCGATCCATACGCGGCGCCGCTCTCCTCGTTCACTCTCGGCATCGACGACATCGGCGTGATGCGCGAGAAGGTGCGCGAGGCGGCCGGCTACCCGATCCTCAAGGTCAAGGTGGGCACCCCGCGCGACGAAGAGATCCTGCGCATGATCCGCGAGGAGGCGCCGGAGAAGACGATCCGCGTGGACGCCAACACCGGCTGGACGGCCAAGGAGGCGATCCGCCGCATCCCCATGCTGGAGGAGTTCGGCGTGGAGTTCGTCGAGCAGCCCCTTCCCCCGGAGGACCTCGAGGGGCTGCGCCTGGTCCGCCGCCGCTCGCGCCTGCCGATCATCGCCGATGAATCGTGCGAGACGGCCACCGACGTGGCGAAGCTGGTGGGGGTGGTCGACGGGGTGAACATCAAGCTGGCCAAGTGCGGCTCCCTGCGCGAGGCGATCCGCATCGTGCACGCCGCCCGCGCGCACGGGATGCGGGTGATGCTCGGCTGCATGATCGAGTCGACGCTCGGCATCGCCGCCGCCATCCAGCTGGCGCCGCTGGTGGACTACGTGGACCTGGACGGCGCCGCGCTCCTCGCCTCGGATCCCTTCACCGGCCCAGGGCTGGAGGGCAACGGCCTGCTGCGCTTCAACCAGGAGCCGGGGCTGGGCGTCACGGCGCGCGGTTAG
- a CDS encoding nucleotidyltransferase family protein — protein MDTEPLSKQVIAERLEQAREQIQALGVRRIALFGSFARGQAHAESDVDLLVEFDPEKKTLDNFMALSFMLDDLLQRRADVVTTEALSPFIGPHILREAEDVLLAA, from the coding sequence ATGGACACTGAGCCACTGAGCAAGCAGGTGATCGCCGAGCGGCTGGAGCAGGCCCGGGAGCAGATCCAGGCTCTCGGGGTGCGCCGCATCGCGCTCTTCGGCTCCTTCGCGCGAGGACAGGCCCACGCGGAGAGCGACGTCGACCTGCTGGTCGAGTTCGATCCCGAGAAGAAGACGCTGGACAACTTCATGGCGCTCTCGTTCATGCTGGACGACCTGCTCCAGCGCCGCGCGGACGTGGTCACCACGGAGGCGCTCAGCCCGTTCATCGGCCCCCACATCCTGCGCGAGGCGGAAGATGTCCTTCTCGCCGCTTGA
- the priA gene encoding primosomal protein N', protein MYVEVALPLPLPRTFTYRVPPGMGAQARPGARVLVPFAGRERIGWIDRVAQAVEGADPEKVKPVVAVLDQRPSVTPSILRLCRWIADYYLAPLGIVLRTALPAGLTDSSTDYVLLTGAAAPGRDLTQQEAKLVDWLRVKEGPQSVVRLRRELGDRAWWPTIHRLEELGIVAVETAGPRVEAAVKRHRVLRVRELPSLMQRDETFGRAKRQREAFETVEAMGGRAEVAHLVQQLGFSYAIVNALVEKGVAEIVEEEVARDPYAGVDPRAAPALTPTPAQAAVIRRLVEATRTKRPGTFLLRGVTGSGKTLVYIELLREVVERQGKTAIVLVPEIALTPQTVGRFKAVFGDRVAVLHSALSDGERYDEWRSLRSGEKRIVVGARSAVFAPLADLGAIVVDEEHEGSYKQGEAPRYHAREVAVVRALVEGAVCLLGSATPSLESWHNAETGKFTLLELPERVGGQPLPPIRVIDLRAERKRQQSTSGPLQERSPVILSDLLVDAVRARIAAREQTILLLNRRGYAHFVQCRECGQVWHCPNCNVSLTFHRRRARLTCHYCLHEEPAPRHCSACGSTDLSFKGVGTEQVERAVGETFPSARIARMDVDTTGGKWAHHEILGRVERGEVDILLGTQMIAKGLDFPNVTLVGVINADTGIHLPDFRATERTFQLLTQVAGRAGRGPKGGEVFIQTSLPTQYAVTHATEHDYVAFAERELAERREPAYPPWSRLVNVVVSGLEETATQEAAVAAAEWVKGLLEARRVSQVQLVGPAPAPIDRIRGRWRWHFLLRSTSAKVLGNVARYFFLKHRVPSKADLRVVIDRDPVQLL, encoded by the coding sequence TTGTACGTCGAAGTCGCGCTCCCGCTGCCGCTGCCGCGGACCTTCACCTACCGCGTCCCGCCCGGGATGGGCGCGCAGGCGAGGCCCGGCGCGCGCGTGCTGGTGCCGTTCGCCGGCCGCGAGCGCATCGGGTGGATCGACCGCGTGGCCCAGGCCGTGGAGGGCGCCGACCCGGAGAAGGTCAAGCCCGTGGTCGCCGTGCTCGACCAGCGGCCGAGCGTCACGCCGTCCATCCTCCGCCTCTGCCGCTGGATCGCCGACTACTACCTGGCGCCGCTGGGGATCGTCCTGCGCACCGCGCTCCCCGCCGGGCTCACCGACTCGTCCACCGACTACGTGCTGCTGACCGGCGCCGCCGCCCCCGGGCGCGACCTCACCCAGCAGGAGGCGAAGCTGGTGGACTGGCTGCGGGTGAAGGAAGGGCCGCAGTCCGTCGTGCGGCTCCGCCGCGAGCTGGGCGACCGCGCCTGGTGGCCCACCATCCACCGGCTGGAGGAGCTGGGGATCGTGGCCGTGGAGACGGCGGGCCCTCGCGTCGAGGCGGCGGTGAAGAGGCACCGGGTGCTGCGCGTGCGCGAGCTGCCGAGCCTGATGCAGCGCGACGAGACCTTCGGGCGGGCGAAGCGGCAGCGCGAGGCGTTCGAGACCGTGGAGGCGATGGGCGGCCGCGCCGAGGTGGCGCACCTGGTCCAGCAGCTCGGCTTCTCGTACGCCATCGTCAACGCGCTGGTGGAGAAGGGCGTGGCCGAGATCGTGGAGGAGGAGGTCGCGCGCGACCCGTACGCGGGGGTGGACCCGCGCGCCGCCCCCGCGCTCACCCCCACGCCCGCGCAGGCCGCCGTCATCCGCCGCCTGGTGGAGGCGACGCGGACGAAGCGGCCGGGCACCTTCCTCCTGCGCGGCGTCACCGGCTCGGGGAAGACGCTGGTCTACATCGAGCTGCTGCGCGAGGTGGTGGAGCGGCAGGGGAAGACCGCGATCGTGCTGGTCCCCGAGATCGCGCTCACGCCGCAGACGGTGGGGCGCTTCAAGGCCGTCTTCGGCGACCGCGTGGCCGTGCTGCACTCCGCGCTCTCCGACGGCGAGCGCTACGACGAGTGGCGGTCCTTGCGCTCGGGCGAGAAGCGGATCGTGGTGGGCGCGCGCTCGGCGGTGTTCGCGCCGCTGGCGGACCTGGGCGCCATCGTGGTGGACGAGGAGCACGAGGGCTCGTACAAGCAGGGCGAGGCGCCGCGCTACCACGCCCGCGAGGTGGCCGTGGTGCGCGCGCTGGTCGAGGGCGCCGTCTGCCTGCTCGGCTCGGCCACGCCGTCGCTGGAGAGCTGGCACAACGCGGAAACGGGGAAGTTCACGCTGCTGGAGCTTCCCGAGCGGGTGGGCGGCCAGCCGCTCCCGCCGATCCGGGTGATCGACCTGCGCGCCGAGCGCAAGCGCCAGCAGTCCACCAGCGGGCCGCTGCAGGAGCGCTCGCCGGTGATCCTCTCCGACCTGCTGGTGGACGCCGTGCGCGCGCGGATCGCCGCCCGCGAGCAGACCATCCTGCTGCTCAACCGCCGCGGCTACGCGCACTTCGTGCAGTGCCGCGAGTGCGGGCAGGTGTGGCACTGCCCCAACTGCAACGTGAGCCTCACCTTCCACCGCCGCCGCGCGCGCCTCACCTGCCACTACTGCCTGCACGAAGAGCCCGCGCCCCGCCACTGCTCGGCGTGCGGGTCCACGGACCTGTCGTTCAAGGGCGTGGGGACCGAGCAGGTGGAGCGCGCGGTGGGCGAGACCTTCCCGTCGGCCCGCATCGCGCGGATGGACGTGGACACCACCGGGGGGAAGTGGGCGCACCACGAGATCCTGGGGCGCGTGGAGCGCGGCGAGGTCGACATCCTGCTGGGGACGCAGATGATCGCCAAGGGGCTCGACTTCCCCAACGTGACGCTGGTGGGGGTGATCAACGCCGACACCGGCATCCACCTCCCCGACTTCCGCGCCACCGAGCGCACCTTCCAGCTGCTGACGCAGGTAGCCGGGCGCGCCGGCCGCGGGCCGAAGGGCGGCGAGGTGTTCATCCAGACGTCGCTGCCCACGCAGTACGCCGTCACCCACGCCACCGAGCACGACTACGTGGCCTTCGCCGAGCGCGAGCTGGCGGAGCGCCGCGAGCCCGCCTACCCGCCCTGGTCGCGCCTGGTGAACGTCGTGGTCAGCGGTCTGGAGGAGACGGCCACGCAGGAGGCGGCCGTCGCTGCGGCGGAGTGGGTGAAGGGGCTGCTGGAGGCGCGGCGCGTGAGCCAGGTGCAGCTGGTGGGCCCCGCCCCCGCGCCGATCGACCGCATCCGGGGGCGCTGGCGGTGGCACTTCCTGCTGCGCTCCACGAGCGCGAAGGTGCTGGGGAACGTCGCTCGCTACTTCTTCCTCAAGCACCGCGTCCCCAGCAAGGCCGACCTGCGCGTCGTCATCGACCGCGACCCGGTGCAGCTGCTGTGA
- a CDS encoding PDZ domain-containing protein translates to MPRPLAFALALAALPAAALAQHPLRHHVDAIEVRYARSQPVVSYVLRVDEADLSGFEVEMRLRNVPDTVRLAMAAHPEYDDRFWRYVEGLRVEGAPPSAVTRLDSAVWRIAAPGGRAVVRYRIRLPESQPGERAAWRPFLSPTGGLVGGPHSFMYVLGANLAPSHVRLELPPGWEIATGLAPTSDPRTFFAPSVEVLVESPVLAGRLRSWGFAVDGVPHRVVYWPAPGAAPFDTAAFAGQVERLVRQAVELFGRAPYREYAFLFQDSAYGGLEHPNSVTLGAPSARLARDAAAGLEETAHEFIHTWNLMRIRPEEYGPVDYRTQRPVAGLWFSEGLTLFYADLLLRRAGLPVSDSTRAAHLEGLIARYLSSPGNARFSAEQVSRVAYNAPPGALGDYTASAHLQGELIGAMLDLVIRSETGGRRSMDDVMRLMLERFSGERGFNGQGVEQAVEDVCGCDVTPFFDAHVRRGSEIDFDRYLRLAGLRTRVAWAPALNREGRPAVDLRMWGRELPGGQGLSLVVGDPASAWGRAGLHTGDRLVSIDGAAVRTWPELRATLTRAAIGDTLRFEVAREGGPFRTAVAVSGFDRPVVRIEEVPGAGERERAVREDWLRGR, encoded by the coding sequence ATGCCGAGACCCCTCGCCTTCGCGCTCGCCCTGGCCGCGCTGCCCGCCGCGGCGCTCGCCCAGCACCCGCTCCGCCACCACGTGGACGCCATCGAGGTCCGCTACGCCCGCTCGCAGCCGGTGGTGTCGTACGTGCTGCGCGTGGACGAGGCCGACCTCTCGGGGTTCGAGGTGGAGATGCGGCTGCGCAACGTCCCCGACACGGTGCGCCTGGCCATGGCGGCGCACCCGGAGTACGACGACCGCTTCTGGCGCTACGTCGAGGGGCTGCGCGTCGAGGGTGCCCCGCCCTCCGCCGTGACACGGCTGGACAGCGCGGTGTGGCGGATCGCGGCGCCGGGAGGCCGGGCGGTGGTGCGCTACCGCATCCGGCTCCCCGAGAGCCAGCCCGGCGAGCGCGCGGCGTGGCGCCCGTTCCTCTCCCCCACGGGCGGGCTGGTGGGCGGGCCGCACTCGTTCATGTACGTGCTGGGGGCCAACCTGGCCCCGTCGCACGTGCGGCTGGAGCTTCCGCCAGGCTGGGAGATCGCGACCGGCCTGGCGCCGACGTCGGACCCGCGCACCTTCTTCGCGCCCAGCGTGGAGGTGCTGGTGGAGTCGCCGGTGCTGGCGGGGCGGCTGCGGAGCTGGGGCTTCGCCGTGGACGGCGTGCCGCACCGCGTGGTCTACTGGCCCGCGCCCGGCGCCGCGCCCTTCGACACGGCGGCGTTCGCGGGACAGGTCGAGCGGCTGGTCCGCCAGGCGGTGGAGCTCTTCGGCCGCGCGCCGTACCGCGAGTACGCCTTCCTCTTCCAGGACAGCGCCTACGGAGGGCTGGAGCACCCGAACTCGGTGACGCTCGGCGCCCCCAGCGCGCGGCTGGCCCGGGACGCCGCGGCGGGGCTGGAAGAGACGGCGCACGAGTTCATCCACACCTGGAACCTGATGCGGATCCGCCCGGAGGAGTACGGCCCGGTGGACTACCGCACCCAGCGGCCGGTGGCGGGGCTCTGGTTCAGCGAGGGGCTCACCCTTTTCTACGCCGACCTCCTCCTGCGCCGCGCGGGGCTGCCGGTGAGCGACTCGACCCGCGCGGCCCACCTGGAGGGGCTGATCGCGCGGTACCTCTCCAGCCCCGGCAACGCGCGCTTCTCGGCCGAGCAGGTGAGCCGCGTGGCCTACAACGCGCCGCCGGGGGCGCTGGGCGACTACACGGCGAGCGCGCACCTGCAGGGCGAGCTGATCGGCGCCATGCTGGACCTCGTGATCCGCAGCGAGACCGGCGGACGGCGCTCGATGGACGACGTGATGCGCCTGATGCTGGAGCGCTTCTCGGGCGAGCGCGGCTTCAACGGGCAGGGCGTCGAGCAGGCGGTGGAGGACGTGTGCGGCTGCGACGTGACCCCCTTCTTCGACGCGCACGTCCGCCGCGGGAGCGAGATCGACTTCGACCGGTACCTGCGCCTGGCCGGCCTGCGCACGCGGGTGGCCTGGGCGCCGGCGCTCAACCGCGAGGGGCGGCCGGCGGTGGACCTGCGCATGTGGGGCCGCGAGCTGCCCGGCGGCCAGGGGCTGAGCCTGGTGGTGGGCGACCCGGCGAGCGCGTGGGGCCGCGCCGGGCTGCACACCGGCGACCGGCTGGTGTCGATCGACGGCGCGGCGGTGCGCACCTGGCCCGAGCTCCGCGCAACGCTGACGCGCGCGGCGATCGGCGACACGCTGCGCTTCGAGGTGGCGCGCGAGGGCGGGCCGTTCCGCACCGCGGTGGCGGTCAGCGGCTTCGACCGGCCGGTGGTGCGCATCGAGGAAGTCCCCGGCGCCGGCGAGCGCGAACGGGCGGTCCGCGAGGACTGGCTCCGCGGCAGGTGA
- a CDS encoding HNH endonuclease, which translates to MIDRKAEVLEADDARIFRSEREKIAAPLVIRLKKFIHVPRRFRRQVTNTFLFARDGYRCQYCGRHRNALRGREFLTRDHVLPMSRGGDNSWENVVTACSPCNNRKASHLPEECGMHLVKAPHEPNYVELVWAVRRVTDVQAKYIAMFYGEEILEALRKHAHEGEHREHHHDGHHHEGERPLHLVS; encoded by the coding sequence GTGATCGACCGGAAGGCGGAGGTGCTGGAGGCCGACGACGCCCGCATCTTCCGGTCCGAGCGGGAGAAGATCGCCGCGCCGCTGGTCATCCGGCTCAAGAAGTTCATCCACGTGCCGCGGCGCTTCCGCCGGCAGGTGACCAACACCTTCCTCTTCGCGCGCGACGGGTACCGCTGCCAGTACTGCGGGCGCCACCGCAACGCGCTGCGCGGCCGCGAGTTCCTCACCCGCGACCACGTGCTGCCCATGTCGCGCGGCGGCGACAACTCGTGGGAGAACGTGGTCACGGCCTGCTCGCCGTGCAACAACCGCAAGGCCAGCCACCTCCCCGAAGAGTGCGGGATGCACCTGGTCAAGGCCCCCCACGAGCCCAACTACGTGGAGCTGGTGTGGGCGGTGCGCCGCGTGACCGACGTGCAGGCCAAGTACATCGCCATGTTCTACGGCGAGGAGATCCTGGAGGCGCTGCGCAAGCACGCGCACGAGGGCGAGCACCGGGAGCACCACCACGACGGCCATCACCACGAAGGGGAACGCCCCCTTCACCTCGTGAGCTGA